The stretch of DNA GCGTTTTCGACTTTTCTGTAGGTCGTCCCTTGGGTAGCGGCGCCGCATGGCGAAGTTCCACCTCCTTGCGCAGACCGCACCAGCTTTGGATGGCATATCGACTGATTCCATATTGTCTGCTTAATTCGCGTATGCTAATCCCTCTACGATACCCCTGGACTACTATCTCTTTCATCTCCTGGCCATACCGTAACATCCCTTTTTTCCCTGACATGACAAAACCTCCAGTCGTAATTCTATCCTACGACTGGAGGCTTTTTCTTTCAATGTCCGTTTTTCCTGCTCCGGTTCATCAAAATCCATGCTTTTCTCTTTGTCAATTTTGTCTCTCTTGCATGAATCTGTAGGGAAAAGGAAAAGCTAAGGCAACCGGATAAATACATTTTGGTATGAGAGGGGACAAAAAAATGGGAATGCCAATTGGAATGATTACTTTGCTGGTTGTGGCAGTTCTGGTTTATTTCGGTTTGGCGCAGCGGATTCTGGATAGAATGCGCTTAACGGATAAACAGGCGCTGTGGTTTATTCTGGCGGTAATTGTAGGGAGCTTTGTTGATATTCCGCTGATGAGGGCGCCGGTGGCGCTTAGCGTCAATGTCGGTGGTGCATTACTGCCCTTTTTGCTGTCGGTCTGGTTGATTGCTAAAGCTGATGAAACCTCGGAAAAAATACGGGCTGTTGTATCGGCCGTGCTGGTTGCTTTCGCCGTATCACTCGGTTCCCGGTATTTGCCTTATGAGCCGGAAAATATGTTTCTAGACCCCAAGTTAATTTATGGAATTTCCGCTGGTCTGATCGCTTATCTGGCCGGGCGATCCCGCCGGAGTGCTTTTGCCGGCGGGGTATTGGGCATCATTCTAAGCGATATTGTCCATATGTTTACCTTGATGGGGTTGGGTGTCACGGGGACCACCAATATTGGTGGCGCCGGTGCTTTTGATGTGGTGATGATTGCCGGCTTTGTCGGTGTTATGGTGGCCGAACTGGTGGGTGAAACCAGAGAAAAATTGCAGGGCGGTCCTGTCCTGGGTCCTAATCGCCCGGAAGGCTTGTACGAGTTCAGTAAAGAGATTTTCTATAATCATAAAAAAGGCGCCGGAACGGAAAAGGGGAAACCGGCCGATACGGCAAAAAAAGAGGAAGAACGGGGTGACGACCATGAATAAGCGAATCCTGCTCATGCTTGGCGCGCTGTGTCTGGTGCTTTTTTTGCAAGGCACTGTCTACGCTCATTCCGATACTACCTATACCATTCATGACGAGCAAGGCGAAACCGTCTATATTACCGGCTGGAAGGTTAATGTGGGTGATCAGTTTCTGACAGAGAAAAATAAACGGTACGAAGTGGTTAGTATGGAAGGAAGTCAGGCTACGGCGCGGTTTTTGGGTGAAGTGAACATTACGGAGTACCTGCCTGACCAAGCCAAGCAGTCCTGGTTTGCCGGCATACTAAAGCCTTCAATTGCCTCTGCGCAGGATAATAAGGGGAAAGTCGCCATTTATCACACCCATTCGGATGAATCCTATGTACCTACCGACGGTACGGACAGCATTTATGGCAATGGCGGCATTTACAAAGTCGGTGATGCTTTTGCCAGTGCCTTGCAGGCAGACGGCATGGCAGTGGTCCATTCGGATGCCAGGCATGATCCTCATGACGACATGGCCTACGAGCGCTCGCGCCGTACGGCGGCTACCCTAATCAAGCAGGAGCAGCCTGATGCTATTTTTGATGTACACCGCGATTCAACGCCACCGGAAGTGTACAAAGCAAACATTAATGGCGAAGATGTAACCAAACTGCAATTGGTGGTAGGTAAATATGGTCCTACCGGCAAACAAATCGAAGACTACGCGCTGCAGCTCAAAGCTAATTCCGACCAAATGCATCCGGGTCTGATCAAAGGGATCTTTTTCGCCAAGGGTGGAGACTACAACCAGGATTTACATCCCCGCTCGATGCTGGTAGAAGTGGGTGCCCATACGAATGACCGCCCTTCGGCTGAACGGGGGATAGCCTTATTTGCCGATGTACTTCCCGCTGTTATCAATAAGGCCGGCGGCGGTGCGGCCCAGGGAGCACAACAGGGCTCGGAACAGCAGCAAGCCGGTGCGGCGGGATTTGGCTCGACGGCAGCCGGTCCTTCCGGTGCCACTAAGTCCATGGGCTGGATTATCGGTCTGCTGGTCGTGGGAGCCGCTGCCTTTCTCTTTCTCAGTACCGGCAGTATGAAAGAGGCAAAATCAAAGTTAAAGCAATTTACCAGTACGGAATTTGCCAATTTTTTGGCTCCCCGCAAAAAGCGCCAAGAGAAGCTCAACGAACCGGAGGAACAGAAAGAGAAAGACGAATAGCTTGGCGGCAGCCAATTGTAAAGAGTGACCGGATTTTATTCCTCACTCTTTCTTTATTTTGCAGGAAAACAGGCCGGAGTAACGGAATATTGTAATTAAGAGGTAAAAGATAAGTGCCACATAAGGGTATTTTTATTATGTGGTATTTCCTGCTGGGATGGAAACAGTAGCCAAGAAAGTAAAAATAGTATATAATGAACCGCGCTTGTCTGTCGTTCTGACTAGTGGTCTGTAAACTCTAAGGCTATAGGATCTCGCAAAAACACTATAGAATTAGGGCTTACAGACCATTAGGGCGCAGCCGGGTTATATAATCTGTTGTCTGATTGGAGATAGTATAGGTAAGCGAATAAATATGAGTAATATAGGGTGATATGATGAGTAAACCAATTGTAGCCATCGTGGGGCGTCCTAATGTTGGCAAATCCACGTTGTTTAACCGCATCGGCAAAAAGCGTGTATCCATTGTGGAGGATATGCCGGGGGTAACCCGTGACCGCATTTATATGGATGCCGAGTGGCTGGGGCATGAATTTACAATGATTGATACGGGCGGTATTGAGTTGGAGACCAATGACACCATGCTGAATGCCATACGCCATCAGGCAAAACTGGCGATTGACGAAGCTGATGTTATTTTATTTATTGTCGACGGTAAAACCGGAATGACCAACTCGGATGAGGAAGTGGCCAATATTCTCCGTAATACGCGCAAGCCGGTATTACTTGCCGTTAACAAAGTTGACACCATTAAGGATAATCACGACATCTATGAATTTTACAACTTGGGGCTGGGTGATCCCATTCCGGTATCGGCTGCCAATATCCTGAATCTGGGAGATTTACTGGATGCCGTTGTGGAGCAACTGCCGAAAGAAGGCGAAGCGGCGGAAGAGAGTGATGAAATCAAGGTGGCAGTCATTGGCCGGCCAAATGTTGGTAAATCCTCGCTGGTGAACGCCCTGATCGGAGAAGAAAGGGTCATTGTCAGTGATGTGGCCGGCACGACGCGGGATGCGATTGACACCCACTTCGTCACCGACGGCACGAAATTTGTCCTCATTGATACGGCAGGTATGCGCCGTAAGTCAAAGATTGAAATGCCGGTGGAGCGCTATAGCGTTATTCGTTCCTTGCGGGCTGTCGACCGGGCCGATGTGGTGCTGATGGTCATTGACGCCGTGGAGGGAGTTACCGAACAGGACAAAAAAATTGCCGGCTATGCCCATGAAGCCGGTAAAGCCAGTGTTATTGTGGTAAACAAATGGGATTTGTTGGAGAAGGATAGCAAAACCTCGCTGCGGTTTACTGAAAATATCAGAAGTGAACTGGGCTTCATGCAATATTCGCCTGTTTTGTTCACCTCGGCGCTCACCAAGCAGCGGGTGGGACGGTTGACCGAGCTAATCAAATTTGTTGCCGAACAACATAACATGCGGGTCAGCACCAGTATACTTAATCAGATCATCTCTGATGCCACAGCGATCAATCCACCGCCGGCTGCCCATGGCAAACGGCTGAAAATCTATTTTACCACGCAGCCCGATGTCAAACCGCCGACCTTTATTTTGTTTGTTAATGAGCCGGAGGCTATGCATTTTTCCTATTTGCGTTTTCTGGAAAACAAGTTGCGGGAGAGCTTTGGCTTTGAAGGAACTCCGTTGAAATTAGTCGTCCGGGGAAAAAAAGAGAAGGATGAATAAGCGGGGCAGGGTGAAGAGCAAATGGAATATACGATAGTACTCGTTTTGAGTTATATTATCGGGTCGATTCCCAATGGGCTGCTGATCGGCAAGCTCAAAGGAGTTGACTTAAGAGAGTACGGCAGCAAAAATATCGGCGCCACCAACGCCTACCGGGTTATGGGACCCTGGCCGGCATTCTGGGTGTTTCTTACCGATGCCTTAAAGGGGGTGGCCGGTGTCTTTCTTGGCAAGCTGCTGGTCGGATCACCGCTGTCCTTACTGGCTGGCGGCATTGCGGCCATGGCCGGGCACAACTGGTCGCTGTTTCTTGGTTTCAAGGGCGGACGCGGGGTGGCTACCGGCTTAGGGGTTATTGCCGTATTGGTGCCCAATGTGACCGTCATTGTGTTTTTCCTGTGGTCGGTCATTGTATTTACCACCAGGTATGTTTCGCTGGCTTCGGTGGTGGCCGCTCTTCTGGTTCCAGTCAGCATGTGGGTGCTGGGCGAAAATACGGAGTATTTCTATTTTGGTATTGTAGCGGCCGCTTTTGTGGTCATCCGTCACAAGGCCAATATCCAGCGGCTGTTGCAGGGCAATGAATTAAAAATTAAAGCAGGCAGCCATGCCGGGCCGCCGGAGAATAAAGAGAAAAAACAATAAGTGACAGGGTGAGAAGAGTATGGAGAAAGTTTCCATACTCTTTTTTTTGCGGAGTCATATTCTAAGTGGCATGTCATATATTTATTAGTGATTAATCAGGGACTGCTGCTATCCGTTCATTGTTTCATTATGAAACACGGTACTGATATAGCTTTTGTTTTGCGATGACGCTGTATTAAGGGAGGGATTGGAGAAGCTTATCATGCGACTGCAACAAAATACATATAAGTAGTCATGGGGAGGGAGATAAGGGAGATGGAAAAATTCGACTTGTTCCGCGATATTGCCGAACGTACCGGCGGCGATATCTATATTGGCGTGGTAGGCCCGGTACGTACCGGAAAATCAACTTTTATCAAACGTTTTATGGAAAATATGGTGCTGCCTAATATTACAGATCCTTATGAGAAAGAACGGGCCAAGGATGAACTGCCACAAAGCGCCGGCGGCAAAACCATCATGACCACGGAGCCGAAGTTTATCCCCAACGAAGCGGTTGAAATCAATGTGAATGAAAATGTCAGTGTTCACGTGCGTCTGGTGGATTGTGTGGGCTATACCGTGGAAGGCGCCCTGGGCTACGAAGAGGATGACGGACCACGGATGGTTTTAACTCCCTGGTTTGAAAACGAAATACCCTTTCAGGAAGCGGCTGAAATCGGCACACGGAAAGTCATTGCCGAGCATTCCACCATCGGATTGGTAGTCACCACCGACGGCAGTGTCACTGAGTTACCGCGGGATAAATATATTGCCGCCGAAGAGCGGGTGGTCAATGAACTGAAGGAACTGGAAAAGCCGTTTTTGGTCATTTTAAATACTAATAAACCGACGGCCAAAGAAACACGTGAACTAGTAGCAAAACTGGAAACCAGCTATGATGTTCCGGTCATTCCCATCGACTGCGCCCAGTTGAATCAGGATGATGTGTATGCCGTGCTGCAGGAAGTTTTATACGAATTCCCCGTCAAGGAAGTCAATATATCGCTGCCTAAATGGATTGAGGAGTTGCTGGAAGATCATTGGCTCCGCGAGAAATTTACCACTGCTGTGGAGGAAGTCATTCAATATGTGAAGCGACTCCGGGATATTGACCGGGCGATTGACGATTTGTCGGGCTATGATTTTATCGCGGACGTTATTTTGCACGATATGGATTTGGGCAACGGCATTGCTGTTATCGAAATTACGGCACGGGGGGATCTTTTTTATCAGGTGCTGGAGGAACTTACCGGCTTTACCATTTCGGGGGAACATCATTTGTTGCGCCTGATGCAGGACCTTGCCGTGGCCAAACGGGAGTATGACAAAATGGCCGGCGCACTGGAGCAGGTGCGTGAGACCGGCTATGGTATTGTACCGCCGCAAATTGAAGAAATGATTCTGGAAGAGCCGGAAATCATCCGGACCGGCAACCGGTTTGGTGTGCGCCTCAAAGCTTCGGCTCCTTCGCTGCATATTATTAGGACCGATATTCAAGCCGAGATTTCTCCCATCATCGGTACGGAAAAACAAAGTGAGGAATTGATTCAATACTTAATGCGCGAGTTTGAAGGCGAACCGGAAAAAATCTGGCGCACTAATTTGTTTGGCAAATCGCTTAACTCTCTGGTTAGAGAAAGCATTCAAAACAAACTGTCAGGCATGCCTGAATCGGCACAGGTCAAGCTCAGAGATACGCTGCAGCGGGTCGTGAACGAAGGCAGTGGCGGTTTAATATGCATTATTTTTTAATAAACCAAGTCAGTCTGTTATGGACTGACGATTTTTTTTATTTGTACTTGTAAAATAGGGGTAAAAGATGATATAATGTCTACCATCAAAAGATATTTATCCTTTTCTGAAATACTGGGAGGCGAAAGAGTGGCAGGACAAAAATCGGGCTTTTTCTTAGTCCGCGAAGAGATTTTACCAGAGGCAATAAAAAAGACGATCAAAGTAAAGGATTTGCTCAAACGCGGCGAAGCGCGCACCATAAATGAAGCAGTGGAGAAGATGGAGCTGAGCCGGAGCGCGTACTATAAGTACAAGGATTATGTATTTCCCTTTTATGAAGCCAGCCGGGAAAAGATTGTCACCCTGGCTCTGCTATTGGAGCATAAGCAGGGCGTGTTGTCGCGCGTGCTGAACACGATCGCCGGCGATCATGGCAGTGTGTTGACCATTAATCAGGGCATACCGCTGCAGGGGGTGGCCAATGCCACCATATCGCTGGAAACAGCCGATCTGTCGATTGATTTGGAGGCTTTATTGGACAAATTACGGATGGTTGAGGGTGTGAAGCGATTAGAAGTGCTTGGGCAAGAGTAGAGGGGAGAATGGCAGTATGAGGAAGGCAATTCATGTAGGTCTATTGGGATTAGGTACTGTCGGTACTGGCGTTGTAAAAATTCTTGCTAACAATGCAAATAGTATTGCCCAAAAAGTCGGTGCGGATATTCAGATAAAAAAAATCATGGTCCGTAATCCGGACAAATCCCGCAGCGTTGCTGTGGATGAGCTGATTACCACTAGGCTAGAGGATATTATCGATAACCCCGACATTGATATTGTGGTGGAAGTGATGGGCGGCGAGACGCCAGCCAAAGATTATATGCTGAAAGCGCTGCAAGCCGGTAAGCATGTGGTGACCGCCAATAAGGATGTCATGGCCCGCTATGGCCGTGAACTGTTTACCGCCGCAGAAGAGAATAAGCTGGATTTAATGTTTGAAGCCAGTGTGGGCGGTGGTATTCCGATTATTCGCCCGTTGAAGCAATGCCTGGCCGGCAATAAAATCAGTGAAGTAATGGGAATTGTCAACGGGACAACCAACTATATGCTGACTAAAATGACCAACGAGGGGCTGGACTTTGAAGAAGTTCTGGCCGAGGCCCAGGCCAAAGGCTATGCCGAGTCCGATCCGACAGCTGATGTGGGAGGTCTTGACGCAGCCCGGAAAATTGCCATTTTAGCATCCATTGCCTTCGGTGCTAGAGTTTCCGTGGATGATGTCTCGGTGGAGGGGATTACATCCCTATCCAAGGCCGACATCGGCTATGCCAGTGAATTGGGTTATGTTATTAAGCTGTTGGGGATTGCCAAAGAGGACGAAAAAGGAATTGATGTGCGGGTGCATCCGGCTTTTGTTGCGAAAAATCATCCACTGGCCGCCGTGCAGGATGTGTTTAACGCCATCTTTGTTAAGGGTGATGCGGTAGGCGAGGCGATGTTTTATGGACGTGGTGCCGGCGAAATGCCGACCGCCAGCGCGGTGGTAGCCGATATTATCGATGTGGCCCGAGATATCCAGCACGGTGTCAGTAGCCGAATTCTCTGCACTTGCTTTGATCAGAAGCCGATCTGCCCGGTGGAAAAGACGGAATCTCAATATTATGTCAGACTGCTGGTTGAAGATAAACCGGGGGTATTCGCGGCCATTGCCGGCGCGTTTGCCGCTGAATTGGTCAGCTTAAACTCGGTTATTCAAAAACGTAAAGTCAATTGCTGCGCAGAAGTCGTATTGATTACCAACCGGGTGCCCGACGCCAATTTGCGATCTGCCATAGGTATTATCAAAAGCATGTCGGTGGTCAATCAAATTCGCAGTGTCATCCGGGTAGAAACTGAAACCATCGGATGAGTACTAGTGGCCCGAAATTGGGAGGATATATGCTAAAAACTGTCAAAGTGCGTGTTCCCGGTACAACGGCCAATTGCGGACCGGGCTTTGATTCGGTCGGAATTGCCTGTACCATTTATAATAGTTTGGAGCTTTCTGTCAGTGAAGCGAGCGGTTTAACCATCGAAGTGTCCGGTGAAGGTGCAGGCGCGATACCGCACAGCGAAAAGAATATCGTTTGGCAGGCGGCTAGAGCCGTATTTACCAAAGTAGGCTTTGTCTATGGCGGGATCAGAATTCGAATGGATAATGCGATCCCCCTGGCTCGGGGCTTGGGCAGCAGTGCCGCGGCCATTGTCGGCGGCCTGGTGGCTGCCAACTCCATCAGTGGCAATCAGTTGACCAGACAGCAACTGTTTGAGCTGGCGACGGAAATGGAAGGGCATCCGGATAATGTGGCGCCGGCTTTATTCGGCGGCATTACCTTAAGCACGGTGGCCGCTGGCAGTGAAGGCGCCTCACAGGCCCATCACCTGCGTTTTTTACCGCCGGCACCGCTATCGATGATCGTGGCTGTCCCGGACTTTACCCTTTCCACCAGAGCGTCCCGTCAGGTGTTGCCGCAAACGGTTTCCCTGCAGGATGCGGTATTTAACGTCGGTCGGACGGCCATCCTGATAGGAGCTTTATGTAAAGGCGAGTTTCAACATTTGCAATATGCGCTGGAAGACAAACTGCATCAGCCTTATCGCCAGAAGCTGGTTCCGGGCATGCCGGAGGTCTTTCAGGCGGCCCTGGCTAACGGAGCGCTAGGTGCGGCTATCAGCGGCGCCGGCCCTTGCCTAATTGCCTTTGCCGTCAGCAGGGAAACAGCGATTGGTGATGCCATGGTGGCGGCTTTTGGGCGCCATCAGATAAAAGCCGGTTATCATGTACTGTCAATTGATCCGGACGGAGCAAAAATAATTAATTAATTAATTATCAAAAGCTTGTTGACATAGGATGATATAACAGGTATAATATTCTTTGTCAGTCGGGGCGTAGCTCAGTTTGGTAGAGCGCTATCTTGGGGTGGTAGAGGCCGTGGGTTCAAGTCCCGCCGCTCCGACCAGTAATTTTAATATTGTAAACCACCTAGGGAATCTGTTTTGTACAAGTAACTTTAATAAGATTGTAAAAGGCCGTCATTTATTTGACGGTCTTTCCTGTTTTACTAGAAGTGCTACATATTTCTGTTGGTATTAAAACAAAATTATATTCTATTTTAAAGAAGGGTTTCTTATGTCGATAACCAAGCGGTATGAATTGTTCATTTGCGGTCTGTTCTTTGTGTCTTTGGGCATTTCCTGTATTATTAAAAGCATGCTTGGCACCGCGCCCATTTCCAGCGCTCCTTATATTTTAAGTTTGCGCTATCCTGTTTCGCTGGGGGCATTTACCTTTATCATTAATATGGTGTTTTTGCTTGGGCAAATAATCATTTTGCGTCGCCAATTTCCCTATATTCAACTGCTGCAAATTCCCATGACCGGCCTGTTTGGCTGTTTTATTGATTTTACGATGTTCCTGCTTAGCAATGTGGCTCCGGCCATGTACCTTGGGCAAATGATTACTTTATTGCTGGGAATTTGTAGTATGGCATTCGGTATCGCTTTGGAGATTATCGGTAATGTTGTTATTTTGCCAGGTGAGGGAATTGTTAAGACTATTGCTACACATTGGAATTTTGAATTTGGCTACACCAAGACCTGTTTTGACACCAGTATCGTTCTTTTGGCCGGTTTATTATCCTGGCTTTACTTTGGTGAGCTGCGGGGCATTCGTGAGGGTACGCTGCTTTCAGCGCTGCTTACCGGTTTTGTTGTAAGATTTTTTTTAAACCATGTAAGCTACGCAAATCAAAATGATGGTAGGTTAGGGGAAAATGGTCAATAAGAAGACAGCGAACGGTTTCTTTTACCGGGAGTTTTTGGATAGTGCAGAAAGTAGAGTCATTGATCAGACAAATAGTAAAGGTGCTGCCGACGTCTTGCTAGACGCTGGCAGCACCTTTATATTTGCTTATTTTGTCAAATGGAACGGGATGGTGGTTACGATGACGTTTTCCTTTAAGATGAGCAAGGTCCGTAAAATCCAGCCTGTCTGATTGTGGAGGAGGCGGTGCCACCATTTACGGGTTTCAAATTCCGGTATGAGCACAGTGATATAATCGTTGGGACCCTTTTTCTCCGCCAGTTCGCTCACGTAGTCGATTAACGGCTGGATGACTAAGCGATAGGGAGAATATAACGTTATCAGTTGTACCCCGGGATTCCAGTTATGCCATTTTTCCTGAATCTTTTGTCCTGTTTCTTCGTCGGTGGCAATATGAAGAGCAATCACCTCTTCACTGATAGATTTGGCATATTTTAAGGTATGGGCCACTACGCTGGTCGGACTGGCAATTGGCACAATAACAATATTTTTCCCCGGGAATATCTTGGCCGCTATGGCGGGATTTAGTTCTTCCATCGGCAGATGAAGCTGATCGGCCATGTCATCATAATGCTTGCGGATTTTTTTAAACATGGTGATCATTAATGGAATAAAGATCAGGACAATCCAGGCGCCGTAAAAGAACTTGGTTATACCGATAATTAAAACAACAATGCCGGTCACAACTGCGCCGATCGCGTTAATGCCGGCCCGGGGCAGCCAATAATGGCCGCCTTCCCGTTTCCAGTGGACCACCATGCCGGTTTGGGCGATGGTGAAGGAAATAAATACTCCGATGGCATATAACGAAATCAAATGCTCCGTATTGCCGTTAAAGGCAACAATCAGAATGCCGGCCACAACACTGAGCAGGATGATGCCGTTGGAAAAGTTTAGCCGTTCACCTCTTGCTCCCAGATAACGGGGCATATAGCCGTCGCGGGCAAGGATGGAAAGCAGCGGCGGCAGGCCGTTAAACGAAGTGTTAGCAGCCAGATACAGTACGCCCATCGTGGTGAATTGAATGTAATAATAAAGCCAGTTGCGCCCGAAGATATCTTCGGCAACTTGGGAGAGCGCCGTTACGCCGTCCTGGGGTAAAATGTGAAAATGCATGATCAAAAAGGAAATGCCAATGAACATAAAGCCCAAAATGCCCGACATCCACATCGTAGTGATGGTAGCGTTGCGGGGCGCAGGGGCTTTGAACATGGGAACCCCGTTGGAAATGGCTTCTACCCCGGTCATGGAGCTGCAGCCGTTGGCAAAGGCCCGCAGGATTAAAAAGGACATGGTCCAATCCCACTGTTTGGATAAGGATTCGACCGGTATGACCGGCGCCTGCTGGGTCAGGGCCTGATAAAAGCCTGTAAGCAACAGGGCAAATATGCCGAAGACGAAGCAGTAAGTCGGAAAGACAAAGGTTGTGGAAGACTCACGGATACCGCGTAAATTAATAAGCATTAAAATACCAAATAGAATGACGAGATCGATGGGGACTTCGTAAGGCAGCAGCTCGGGAAACGCTGACATCAGCGCTGCGGTGCCGGCGGAAACGCTTACGGCCACGGTAAGGGTGTAATCGGCAAACAGTGCAGCGGCAGCAGTCAGAGCGGGGAATTCGCCCAGATTGTGGATAGCTACCGAATAGGAGCCGCCGCCACCGGGGTTGGCTTTGCCGACCTGGACATAAGAAATAGTTACAATAAACAGCAGCACCAAAATGGCCAGAGCGACAGGCCCCAGATAACCGTAGGCCATGACTTGAGATGCGGCCAGAATGATCATGATCTGTTCCGGACCGTAGGCCACTGAGGAAAGCGCGTCTGAAGAAAAAATAGCTAAAGCTTTCAGCTTGGAAAGCTTTTCATGGGCCATTTCTTGATTGTGCAGCGGCTTGCCGATCAGCAGACGCCTGAGCAATCGCATCATAGGATAGATCTACCTCCAAATTCTAGTATGTACGTAATGAGATAAAATACTATAAAAACAAAAAGAAGACCTACAAGCGGTCTCGTGCCCTTGTTTTAGCTTTGCGAAGGCAGATGGCGGTGGAATGACAAGGAAACATTCCATGCCTAGGCAGGATTCCCTCCTGAAACGTAACCCCTTCGCAATGAAATTGGCTCATCTCATAAGATCAATTATAGCGGATTGGCGCAATAAAGAAAGTTCTGTTTAATGTCATTAGACTGAATGGCATGCTTTGGCAAGATTAATTTTGATAAGGTTATCCGCTTTCTTGATCTTTTGTCAGTTTTCGCTGGTTTTTGAGGAATTATACCACTATAGTGGTCTGTTTACTCTGAAATTACAATGACTTCGCGGGACTTTTTCCACATGCTTCATTGCCGTCAGCTTATCTATGTCCGAAAGGCACGTCTCCTCCGACTCGCCTTTTCGATAAAATTCCTGCGATTATTTTGCGCTTTCAAAGTAGACAGACCACTAGAAGGTATTGTTTTAGGTGCTGTTTTGTTTTATAACGCGGCAATTTGCCTTGCAGCCGTAAAAAAGAGTGCGGCGAGCAGTCAAGACCGCTCACCGGAATTAACGGGGCTTGCAAGTGTTAGGCGGACAGGGGCGCGGCGGACAAGGCCGTGGGAAACACATTTGCGGATTGCAGGGACGGGGCGGACAAGGCCGCGGAAAGCAAGGCCGCGGCGGACAGAGGCGTGGGAGACAAAATTGCGGATTGCAAGGGCGGGGACGGCAGGGCAGCGGAAAACAAGGCCGCGGGGGGCAAGGACGGGGAAGGCAAGGCGTACTGGTGGGAAAACAGCCAATAAGACGTTCATCCGCTGAGAAACTGTCATCCGACGTTTCATCGGTATCATTATTATTATCATAAGGAGTATCCCAAGTTGTCTCACTGTCGAAGACCTGATCCCTGCCGGTGTCTTCCGGGTCACTAAGCTCATCGCGGTCAATCGATGGTGTTTCCGTGTCCCAATCTATCAGTTCAGGGTAAGCCCATTTTGGCCGTTTGTAATTATTTTTTTCATTGTCAGACACAGCTATCGCTCCTCCTTATCAGGTTGTGAGTCATCCTGTTGTCTTTCTATTGCTATTATATGGTATGCCGGAAAGCGCCGGGCTGTGAAAAGAAAATGGCAGCTTATGTTGACAAATATATCGTCCGGTGGTAAGATAACTGATATTTCCAGCAGCGGAATAGTGCTGCTGGCTGCAGTATGTGATCAGGTCCCATGCTATATAATTATCCTCAGTAGTTGTTACTGCTGAGGCTTAGTGCGTATATTGTCTTTATTATCTAATTGTGATATGATAAGATGAATAGCGTGCTAAGTTTGGATTGATACTAAATTTGGCAATACTAATCTTACTAGACGGCAATGTCCGAAAACTACATAGGGAGGATCAATATATAATGAAAGTGAACGCAGAAAAAATAGACAAACATAAGGTCGTTTTAGAAATGGAGATACCGCAACCAGAGGTATCAAAAGCCCTGGATAAGGCGTATCATAAATTAGCGAATCAAGTGAACATCCCCGGCTTCCGTAAAGGCAAAGTGCCGCGCAGTATTTTGGAAAAACGCATCGGCAAAGAAGCTTTATTGGATGAAGCCTTTGAAATCGTGGCTCCCCGCTTCTATGCCCAGGCGCTTCAAGAGCAGG from Propionispora vibrioides encodes:
- a CDS encoding ACT domain-containing protein, whose translation is MAGQKSGFFLVREEILPEAIKKTIKVKDLLKRGEARTINEAVEKMELSRSAYYKYKDYVFPFYEASREKIVTLALLLEHKQGVLSRVLNTIAGDHGSVLTINQGIPLQGVANATISLETADLSIDLEALLDKLRMVEGVKRLEVLGQE
- a CDS encoding homoserine dehydrogenase, coding for MRKAIHVGLLGLGTVGTGVVKILANNANSIAQKVGADIQIKKIMVRNPDKSRSVAVDELITTRLEDIIDNPDIDIVVEVMGGETPAKDYMLKALQAGKHVVTANKDVMARYGRELFTAAEENKLDLMFEASVGGGIPIIRPLKQCLAGNKISEVMGIVNGTTNYMLTKMTNEGLDFEEVLAEAQAKGYAESDPTADVGGLDAARKIAILASIAFGARVSVDDVSVEGITSLSKADIGYASELGYVIKLLGIAKEDEKGIDVRVHPAFVAKNHPLAAVQDVFNAIFVKGDAVGEAMFYGRGAGEMPTASAVVADIIDVARDIQHGVSSRILCTCFDQKPICPVEKTESQYYVRLLVEDKPGVFAAIAGAFAAELVSLNSVIQKRKVNCCAEVVLITNRVPDANLRSAIGIIKSMSVVNQIRSVIRVETETIG
- the thrB gene encoding homoserine kinase, whose product is MLKTVKVRVPGTTANCGPGFDSVGIACTIYNSLELSVSEASGLTIEVSGEGAGAIPHSEKNIVWQAARAVFTKVGFVYGGIRIRMDNAIPLARGLGSSAAAIVGGLVAANSISGNQLTRQQLFELATEMEGHPDNVAPALFGGITLSTVAAGSEGASQAHHLRFLPPAPLSMIVAVPDFTLSTRASRQVLPQTVSLQDAVFNVGRTAILIGALCKGEFQHLQYALEDKLHQPYRQKLVPGMPEVFQAALANGALGAAISGAGPCLIAFAVSRETAIGDAMVAAFGRHQIKAGYHVLSIDPDGAKIIN
- a CDS encoding YczE/YyaS/YitT family protein, coding for MSITKRYELFICGLFFVSLGISCIIKSMLGTAPISSAPYILSLRYPVSLGAFTFIINMVFLLGQIIILRRQFPYIQLLQIPMTGLFGCFIDFTMFLLSNVAPAMYLGQMITLLLGICSMAFGIALEIIGNVVILPGEGIVKTIATHWNFEFGYTKTCFDTSIVLLAGLLSWLYFGELRGIREGTLLSALLTGFVVRFFLNHVSYANQNDGRLGENGQ
- a CDS encoding APC family permease; the encoded protein is MMRLLRRLLIGKPLHNQEMAHEKLSKLKALAIFSSDALSSVAYGPEQIMIILAASQVMAYGYLGPVALAILVLLFIVTISYVQVGKANPGGGGSYSVAIHNLGEFPALTAAAALFADYTLTVAVSVSAGTAALMSAFPELLPYEVPIDLVILFGILMLINLRGIRESSTTFVFPTYCFVFGIFALLLTGFYQALTQQAPVIPVESLSKQWDWTMSFLILRAFANGCSSMTGVEAISNGVPMFKAPAPRNATITTMWMSGILGFMFIGISFLIMHFHILPQDGVTALSQVAEDIFGRNWLYYYIQFTTMGVLYLAANTSFNGLPPLLSILARDGYMPRYLGARGERLNFSNGIILLSVVAGILIVAFNGNTEHLISLYAIGVFISFTIAQTGMVVHWKREGGHYWLPRAGINAIGAVVTGIVVLIIGITKFFYGAWIVLIFIPLMITMFKKIRKHYDDMADQLHLPMEELNPAIAAKIFPGKNIVIVPIASPTSVVAHTLKYAKSISEEVIALHIATDEETGQKIQEKWHNWNPGVQLITLYSPYRLVIQPLIDYVSELAEKKGPNDYITVLIPEFETRKWWHRLLHNQTGWILRTLLILKENVIVTTIPFHLTK